Genomic window (Pseudomonas xantholysinigenes):
GCCAAACTGCGCATACACCCCGCTGGCCAGCGCCGAGCCCACGGCCCCGCCGAGGAAGATGCTGGTCATGTAAAGCGCGTTGAGCCGCCCCCGACTGGCCGGATCCAGCGCATACACCTCACGCTGGCCGATCACCATGTTCAGCTGCACGGCAAAGTCCAGCAGCACACCGGTCAGCCCCAAGCCGATCACGCTGGCGCCCGGCGCGCTCACCCCGACCACCAATGCCAGCGGCGCCAGGCCCATCGCCAGCAGCGAAGCGCGCCGCCCATGTCCGGCATCGGCCAGGTGTCCGGCCAGCGGCGCCGCTACCGCGCCCACCGCCCCGACCAGGGCGAACAAGGCGATCTGGCTCTGGCTCAAGCCATGCTCCGCCGCCAGCGCCAGCGGCACCGCCGTCCAGTACAGGCTGAACGCGGCGAACATCAGCGCCTGGTACAGCGCCCGCTGGCGCAACAGCGGGTAACGCCGCAGCAGCACCAGCAACGACAGCATCAACTGCGCATAGCTGGCCTTGTGCTCGGGTACACGGCGCGGCAGGGTCAGCACCAGCAACAGGATGATCGCCAACATCACCCCGGCAGCGCCGATGAACACAGTGCGCCAGCCGAAATGATCGGCCACCAGGCTCGCCAGTGGACGGGCCAGCAGAATGCCCAGCAACAAACCGCCCATGATGTTGCCCACCACGCGTCCACGCTGCTGCTCCGGCGCCAAGTGCGCCGCCAGCGGAATCAGCATCTGCACCGACACCGAACTGAAGCCGATCAACCCGGCGTAGAGCAGGAACTGCGCGCCCTGGCCAGG
Coding sequences:
- a CDS encoding MFS transporter codes for the protein MHSSLALAQPSAPALSRALVTLLAFCCGAIVANIYYAQPIVGLIAPDLGLSAEHASLIVSLTQLGYALGLLLLVPLADLLENRRLMVATALLATASLLLAGTREPGQGAQFLLYAGLIGFSSVSVQMLIPLAAHLAPEQQRGRVVGNIMGGLLLGILLARPLASLVADHFGWRTVFIGAAGVMLAIILLLVLTLPRRVPEHKASYAQLMLSLLVLLRRYPLLRQRALYQALMFAAFSLYWTAVPLALAAEHGLSQSQIALFALVGAVGAVAAPLAGHLADAGHGRRASLLAMGLAPLALVVGVSAPGASVIGLGLTGVLLDFAVQLNMVIGQREVYALDPASRGRLNALYMTSIFLGGAVGSALASGVYAQFGWSAVALLGAALPGAALVVFLGRRG